From Streptomyces sp. NBC_00237, a single genomic window includes:
- a CDS encoding RNA polymerase-binding protein RbpA, which produces MASGNAIRGSRVGAGPMGEAERGESAPRLRISFWCSNGHETQPSFASDAQVPDTWDCPRCGFPAGQDRDNPPAPPRTEPYKTHLAYVRERRSDADGEAILAEALAKLRGEI; this is translated from the coding sequence GTGGCAAGTGGCAACGCGATCCGGGGAAGCCGGGTCGGAGCGGGGCCGATGGGTGAGGCCGAGCGCGGCGAGTCCGCGCCCCGCCTGCGCATCTCCTTCTGGTGCTCCAACGGGCACGAGACACAGCCCAGCTTCGCCAGTGACGCGCAGGTCCCCGACACCTGGGACTGCCCGCGCTGTGGATTCCCGGCCGGTCAGGACCGGGACAACCCTCCGGCTCCGCCGCGCACGGAACCGTACAAGACGCATCTGGCGTACGTCCGGGAGCGGCGCAGCGACGCGGACGGCGAGGCGATCCTCGCCGAGGCGCTCGCCAAACTGCGGGGCGAGATCTAG
- the pgi gene encoding glucose-6-phosphate isomerase, translated as MNAMDSKSGRTGTDGRTRLNQLPAWAALGKHREQLGDTHLRDLFAADPARGTGYTLQVGDLYLDYSKHLVTDETLGLLRELAEATDVAGLRDAMFRGEKINTTEDRAVLHTALRAPRGAVVEVDGENVVPAVHAVLDRMAAFSDKVRSGEWTGHTGRRIKTVVNIGIGGSDLGPAMAYEVLRSFTARELDFRFVSNVDGADLHEAVRDLDAEETLFIVASKTFTTIETITNATSARDWLLGKLGGDDSAVAKHFVALSTNAEKVADFGIDTANMFEFWDWVGGRYSFDSAIGLSLMIAIGPDGFREMLDGFHQVDEHFRTAPAQENVPLLLGLLGVWYGAFFDAQAHAVLPYSHYLSKFTAYLQQLDMESNGKSVDREGNPVDWQTGPVVWGTPGTNGQHAYYQLLHQGTKVIPADFIGFARPVEDLTPGLEAQHDLLMANFFAQTQALAFGKTPDEVRAEGVAEDLVPHKTFRGNHPTTTILSDALTPSVLGQLIALYEHKVFVQGAIWNIDSFDQWGVELGKVLAKKIEPVLTGTEAGGQLDSSTAALVGKYRMLRGR; from the coding sequence ATGAACGCGATGGATTCGAAGAGCGGCCGGACGGGTACGGACGGCCGCACCAGGCTGAACCAGCTGCCCGCGTGGGCCGCCCTCGGCAAGCACCGGGAGCAGCTGGGCGACACCCACCTGCGCGACCTGTTCGCCGCCGACCCGGCCCGCGGCACGGGCTACACGCTCCAGGTCGGCGACCTGTACCTCGACTACTCCAAGCACCTGGTCACGGACGAGACGCTGGGCCTGCTGCGCGAGCTGGCCGAGGCCACCGACGTCGCCGGGCTGCGCGACGCCATGTTCCGCGGCGAGAAGATCAACACCACCGAGGACCGTGCCGTCCTGCACACCGCGCTGCGCGCCCCCCGCGGTGCGGTGGTCGAGGTCGACGGCGAGAACGTCGTCCCCGCCGTGCACGCCGTCCTCGACAGGATGGCCGCCTTCTCCGACAAGGTCAGGTCGGGGGAGTGGACCGGGCACACCGGCAGGCGCATCAAGACGGTCGTCAACATCGGGATCGGCGGCTCGGACCTCGGCCCCGCCATGGCGTACGAGGTGCTGCGCTCCTTCACCGCCCGTGAGCTGGACTTCCGCTTCGTGTCGAACGTGGACGGCGCGGACCTGCACGAGGCCGTGCGCGACCTGGACGCCGAGGAGACCCTCTTCATCGTCGCGTCGAAGACCTTCACGACGATCGAGACCATCACCAACGCCACCTCCGCCCGCGACTGGCTGCTGGGCAAGCTGGGCGGCGACGATTCCGCCGTCGCCAAGCACTTCGTGGCGCTGTCGACGAACGCCGAGAAGGTCGCCGACTTCGGCATCGACACGGCCAACATGTTCGAGTTCTGGGACTGGGTCGGCGGGCGCTACTCGTTCGACTCGGCCATCGGCCTGTCGCTGATGATCGCCATCGGCCCGGACGGCTTCCGCGAGATGCTCGACGGCTTCCACCAGGTCGACGAGCACTTCCGGACGGCTCCGGCGCAGGAGAACGTACCGCTGCTGCTCGGTCTGCTAGGTGTCTGGTACGGGGCGTTCTTCGACGCGCAGGCGCACGCGGTCCTGCCGTACAGCCACTACCTGTCGAAGTTCACCGCCTATCTCCAGCAGCTCGACATGGAGTCCAACGGCAAGTCCGTGGACCGCGAGGGCAACCCGGTGGACTGGCAGACCGGTCCGGTCGTCTGGGGCACCCCGGGCACCAACGGGCAGCACGCGTACTACCAGTTGCTGCACCAGGGCACCAAGGTCATCCCGGCCGACTTCATCGGGTTCGCCCGTCCGGTCGAGGACCTGACGCCGGGGCTGGAGGCGCAGCACGACCTGCTGATGGCGAACTTCTTCGCCCAGACGCAGGCGCTCGCCTTCGGCAAGACGCCGGACGAGGTGCGCGCCGAGGGCGTCGCCGAGGACCTGGTGCCGCACAAGACCTTCCGGGGCAACCACCCGACGACCACGATCCTGAGCGACGCGCTGACGCCGTCCGTGCTGGGCCAGTTGATCGCGCTGTACGAGCACAAGGTGTTCGTCCAGGGTGCGATCTGGAACATCGACTCCTTCGATCAGTGGGGCGTCGAGCTGGGCAAGGTTCTGGCGAAGAAGATCGAACCGGTGCTTACCGGAACCGAGGCAGGCGGGCAGCTCGACAGTTCGACCGCCGCTCTGGTGGGCAAGTACCGTATGCTGCGCGGCCGTTGA
- the opcA gene encoding glucose-6-phosphate dehydrogenase assembly protein OpcA — translation MRIDLTDTTSSKINKALVQGRRAIGTPAVGMVLTLVIVTDEENAYDALKAANEASREHPSRTLVVVKRFSRSPRDRSKARLDAEVRLGADAGTGETVVLRLYGEVINHAQSVVLPLLLPDAPTVVWWPVNGPVDPAKDPLGALGQRRVTDTYAAEQPIHELTARSENYTPGDTDLSWARITPWRSMLAAALDQLPTQVTSVEVEGEEFNPSCELLAMWLADRLSVPVKRTLSAGPGLTAVRMETEDGPIVLDRADGSLATLCMNGQPDRAVALKRRETSELLAEELRRLDPDDTYASALKFGVDRLGAVVDKAEAEASKADEPAAPEKAASDKPAPAKKASSAAKKAASK, via the coding sequence ATGAGGATCGACCTGACGGACACCACGTCCAGCAAGATCAACAAGGCACTCGTGCAGGGACGGCGGGCCATAGGAACCCCCGCCGTCGGCATGGTGCTGACCCTCGTCATCGTGACCGACGAGGAGAACGCCTACGACGCCCTGAAGGCAGCGAACGAGGCGTCCCGCGAGCACCCCTCGCGCACCCTGGTCGTCGTCAAGCGGTTCTCGCGCTCGCCCCGCGACCGCTCGAAGGCGCGCCTGGACGCAGAGGTACGGCTCGGAGCCGACGCGGGCACCGGCGAAACGGTTGTGCTGCGCCTGTACGGCGAGGTCATCAACCACGCCCAGTCGGTCGTGCTCCCCCTCCTGCTCCCGGACGCCCCCACGGTCGTCTGGTGGCCGGTGAACGGCCCCGTGGACCCGGCGAAGGACCCCCTGGGGGCCCTGGGCCAGCGCCGCGTGACCGACACGTACGCCGCCGAGCAGCCGATTCACGAGCTGACGGCACGCAGCGAGAACTACACGCCGGGCGACACGGACCTCTCCTGGGCCCGCATCACCCCGTGGCGCTCGATGCTCGCCGCCGCGCTCGACCAGCTCCCCACCCAGGTCACCTCGGTCGAGGTGGAGGGCGAGGAGTTCAACCCGAGCTGCGAGCTGCTCGCCATGTGGCTCGCGGACCGCCTCTCGGTCCCGGTCAAGCGCACCCTCTCCGCCGGTCCCGGTCTGACGGCCGTACGGATGGAGACCGAGGACGGCCCGATCGTCCTGGACCGCGCCGACGGCTCCCTGGCCACGCTGTGCATGAACGGCCAGCCGGACCGCGCGGTGGCGCTCAAGCGCCGCGAGACCTCGGAGCTGCTCGCCGAGGAACTCCGTCGCCTCGACCCGGACGACACCTACGCCTCGGCGCTGAAGTTCGGCGTGGACCGGCTGGGTGCGGTCGTGGACAAGGCGGAGGCGGAAGCCTCCAAGGCCGACGAGCCCGCCGCTCCGGAGAAGGCCGCCTCGGACAAACCCGCCCCGGCGAAGAAGGCTTCCTCCGCTGCCAAGAAGGCGGCCTCCAAGTGA
- the zwf gene encoding glucose-6-phosphate dehydrogenase has protein sequence MSSSNPLRDAQDRRLPRIAGPSGLVIFGVTGDLSRKKLMPAVYDLANRGLLPPGFSLIGFARRDWENEDFAQVVHDAVKEHARTEFREEVWQQLIQGMRFVQGDFDDDNAFETLKSTIQELDQAQGTGGNFAFYLSVPPKFFPQVVQQLKKHGLAEQKDNSWRRAVIEKPFGHDLDSAQELNRIVHEVFPPNEVFRIDHYLGKETVQNILALRFANQMFEPIWNRSYVDHVQITMAEDIGIGGRAGYYDGIGAARDVIQNHLLQLLALTAMEEPASFDADALVAEKSKVLGAVKIPKDLGRDTVRGQYAAGWQGGAKAVGYLQEDGIDPQSKTDTYAAVKLEIDNRRWAGVPFYLRTGKRLGRRVTEIAVVFQRAPHSPFDHTATEELGQNAIVIRVQPDEGVTVRFGSKVPGTSMEIRDVSMDFAYGESFTESSPEAYERLILDVLLGDANLFPRLEEVEQSWRILDPIEQYWDTHGKPAQYASGTWGPDEANEMLARDGRSWRRP, from the coding sequence TTGTCCAGCAGCAATCCGCTGCGTGACGCACAGGATCGACGGCTCCCGCGCATCGCGGGGCCGTCGGGCCTGGTCATTTTCGGCGTCACGGGCGATTTGTCCCGTAAAAAGTTGATGCCTGCTGTCTACGACCTGGCCAATCGCGGCCTGCTGCCGCCGGGCTTCTCGCTCATCGGCTTCGCCCGTCGCGACTGGGAGAACGAGGACTTCGCGCAGGTCGTGCACGACGCGGTCAAGGAGCACGCGCGCACGGAGTTCCGCGAGGAGGTCTGGCAGCAGCTGATCCAGGGCATGCGCTTCGTGCAGGGCGACTTCGACGACGACAACGCGTTCGAGACGCTGAAGTCGACGATCCAGGAGCTCGACCAGGCGCAGGGCACGGGCGGCAACTTCGCCTTCTACCTCTCCGTACCCCCGAAGTTCTTCCCGCAGGTCGTCCAGCAGCTGAAGAAGCACGGACTGGCCGAGCAGAAGGACAACTCCTGGCGGCGCGCGGTCATCGAGAAGCCCTTCGGCCACGACCTGGACTCCGCGCAGGAGCTCAACCGGATCGTGCACGAGGTCTTCCCGCCGAACGAGGTCTTCCGCATCGACCACTACCTGGGGAAGGAGACGGTGCAGAACATCCTGGCGCTGCGTTTCGCCAACCAGATGTTCGAACCGATCTGGAACCGGTCGTACGTGGACCACGTGCAGATCACCATGGCCGAGGACATCGGCATCGGCGGCCGGGCCGGGTACTACGACGGCATCGGCGCGGCCCGCGACGTCATCCAGAACCACCTCCTCCAGCTGCTGGCCCTGACCGCGATGGAGGAGCCCGCCTCCTTCGACGCGGACGCGCTGGTCGCGGAGAAGTCGAAGGTCCTGGGCGCGGTCAAGATCCCCAAGGATCTGGGCCGGGACACCGTGCGCGGCCAGTACGCGGCGGGGTGGCAGGGCGGCGCGAAGGCCGTCGGCTACCTCCAGGAGGACGGTATCGACCCCCAGTCGAAGACCGACACCTACGCCGCCGTGAAGCTGGAGATCGACAACCGCCGCTGGGCGGGCGTCCCCTTCTACCTCCGTACCGGCAAGCGCCTCGGCCGCCGCGTCACGGAGATCGCGGTCGTCTTCCAGCGCGCCCCGCACTCCCCCTTCGACCACACCGCCACCGAGGAGCTCGGCCAGAACGCGATCGTCATCCGCGTCCAGCCGGACGAGGGCGTGACGGTGCGCTTCGGCTCCAAGGTGCCCGGCACCTCGATGGAGATCCGGGACGTGTCGATGGACTTCGCGTACGGCGAGTCCTTCACGGAGTCGAGCCCCGAGGCGTACGAACGCCTCATCCTCGACGTCCTGCTCGGCGACGCCAACCTGTTCCCGCGCCTGGAGGAGGTCGAGCAGTCCTGGCGGATCCTCGACCCGATCGAGCAGTACTGGGACACCCACGGCAAGCCCGCGCAGTACGCGTCCGGCACCTGGGGCCCCGACGAGGCGAACGAGATGCTCGCACGAGACGGACGGAGCTGGCGCCGGCCATGA
- a CDS encoding MFS transporter, with amino-acid sequence MAVAAAEVVEGQAPAWRGGFGRLWSAAVVSKFGDSLRGAAMPLLAASLTADPVPVSLVTACGFLPWLLFGLVGGAVADRVDQRRAMWTVDLLRGALMAAFAVAVALGHASIALLVVVAFALTTLQTLFDNAATALLPSLVPGPALGTANARLMTGQMIAGTFLAAPLVPVLLLQGPSVPYAADAATYALAAVLIASLRAEAPEKEPRAPGATLRGDIKEGVKALWADRPLRGLCVSAALCNVGVGALIAMLVLHITGWLDAGHTGYVVALTAYGVGSVAGGLAAGRLAAALGRLRCVFLAGAVQTGCLLAMGLVRELWVSVAALAVFGFMGLVWNANQVTLMQERAPAGMLGRVSAASRTLGAAGAPLGALLGGLVASAWGLNTPMLLAAGLFVLSVAALAPLIN; translated from the coding sequence GTGGCAGTGGCAGCGGCAGAGGTGGTGGAGGGGCAGGCGCCCGCGTGGCGCGGGGGCTTCGGGAGGCTGTGGTCGGCGGCCGTCGTGTCGAAGTTCGGCGACTCGCTGCGCGGGGCCGCGATGCCGCTGCTCGCCGCCTCGCTCACCGCCGATCCCGTACCGGTGTCGCTGGTGACCGCCTGCGGCTTCCTGCCCTGGCTGCTGTTCGGGCTGGTGGGCGGGGCGGTGGCGGACCGGGTGGACCAGCGGCGGGCGATGTGGACCGTCGACCTCCTGCGGGGCGCCCTGATGGCCGCGTTCGCGGTGGCGGTCGCCCTGGGGCACGCCTCGATCGCGCTGCTCGTCGTGGTGGCGTTCGCCCTGACCACGCTCCAGACGCTCTTCGACAACGCCGCCACCGCCCTGCTGCCCTCCCTGGTCCCCGGACCTGCGCTGGGCACGGCCAACGCCCGGCTGATGACGGGGCAGATGATCGCGGGCACCTTCCTGGCCGCGCCGCTGGTGCCGGTACTGCTGCTCCAGGGGCCCTCCGTGCCGTACGCGGCCGACGCGGCGACGTACGCGCTGGCGGCGGTGCTGATCGCCTCGCTGCGTGCCGAGGCCCCCGAGAAGGAGCCGAGGGCCCCCGGAGCGACCCTGCGGGGCGACATCAAGGAGGGCGTGAAGGCGCTCTGGGCGGACCGCCCGCTGCGAGGGCTCTGCGTCTCGGCCGCGCTGTGCAACGTGGGGGTCGGCGCGCTCATCGCGATGCTGGTGCTGCACATCACCGGCTGGCTGGACGCCGGGCACACCGGATACGTGGTGGCGCTCACCGCGTACGGGGTGGGGAGCGTCGCCGGGGGGCTGGCGGCGGGGCGGCTGGCCGCGGCGCTGGGGCGCCTACGGTGCGTGTTCCTGGCCGGGGCCGTGCAGACCGGGTGCCTGCTGGCCATGGGGCTGGTGCGGGAGCTGTGGGTGAGCGTGGCGGCCCTCGCGGTGTTCGGCTTCATGGGACTGGTGTGGAACGCCAACCAGGTGACGCTGATGCAGGAGCGCGCCCCGGCGGGAATGCTGGGCAGGGTCAGTGCGGCCTCCCGCACGCTCGGCGCCGCGGGGGCCCCGCTGGGGGCCCTCCTCGGAGGGCTGGTGGCGTCGGCCTGGGGGCTGAACACGCCGATGCTGCTGGCCGCCGGACTGTTCGTCCTGTCCGTTGCCGCACTCGCACCTCTGATCAATTAA
- the tpiA gene encoding triose-phosphate isomerase gives MSTTRTPLMAGNWKMNLNHLEAIAHVQKLAFALADKDFDAVEVAVLPPFTDLRSVQTLVDGDKLKIKYGAQDLSAHDSGAYTGEISGAMLAKFKCSYVAVGHSERRQYHDETDEVVNAKVKAAYKHGITPIMCVGEGLDVRKAGNQVEYTLAQVDGGLKDIPAEQAETIVIAYEPVWAIGTGEVATPEDAQEVCGAIRGRLAELYSQELADKVRIQYGGSVKSGNVAAIMAKPDVDGALIGGAALDADEFVKIVRFRDQ, from the coding sequence ATGAGCACCACCCGTACCCCGCTGATGGCGGGCAACTGGAAGATGAACCTCAACCACCTCGAGGCCATCGCCCACGTCCAGAAGCTCGCCTTCGCGCTGGCCGACAAGGACTTCGACGCGGTCGAGGTCGCGGTCCTGCCGCCCTTCACCGACCTGCGCTCCGTGCAGACCCTCGTCGACGGCGACAAGCTGAAGATCAAGTACGGCGCCCAGGACCTGTCGGCGCACGACTCCGGCGCGTACACCGGCGAGATCTCCGGCGCGATGCTGGCGAAGTTCAAGTGCTCCTACGTGGCCGTCGGCCACTCCGAGCGCCGCCAGTACCACGACGAGACCGACGAGGTCGTCAACGCCAAGGTGAAGGCCGCGTACAAGCACGGCATCACCCCGATCATGTGTGTCGGTGAGGGCCTGGACGTCCGCAAGGCGGGCAACCAGGTCGAGTACACCCTCGCCCAGGTCGACGGCGGTCTGAAGGACATCCCGGCCGAGCAGGCCGAGACCATCGTCATCGCGTACGAGCCCGTGTGGGCCATCGGCACCGGTGAGGTCGCCACGCCCGAGGACGCGCAGGAGGTCTGCGGTGCGATCCGCGGCCGTCTCGCCGAGCTGTACTCGCAGGAGCTGGCCGACAAGGTCCGCATCCAGTACGGCGGTTCCGTCAAGTCCGGGAACGTCGCCGCGATCATGGCGAAGCCGGACGTCGACGGTGCGCTGATCGGCGGCGCGGCGCTGGACGCCGACGAGTTCGTCAAGATCGTCCGCTTCCGCGACCAGTAG
- the pgl gene encoding 6-phosphogluconolactonase — protein sequence MSSAPQLVVHRDKELMAQAAAARLITKIVDAQAARGSASVVLTGGRNGNGLLAALASSPARDAIDWSRLDLWWGDERYVPAADPDRNYTQAREALLDAVPLDPARVHAMPASDAGFDDADSAAAAYAAELAAASSPEDHGPVPTFDVLMLGVGPDTHVASLFPEHPAVRETERTVVGVHGAPKPPPTRISLTLPAIRAAREVWLLAAGEDKAKAAAIALSGPGEIQAPASGAYGRARTLWLLDKAAASELPRSLYPPSSA from the coding sequence ATGAGCAGCGCACCACAGTTGGTGGTGCACCGGGACAAGGAGCTGATGGCGCAGGCCGCGGCGGCCCGGCTCATCACGAAGATCGTCGACGCGCAGGCCGCCCGCGGCTCGGCGTCGGTGGTCCTCACCGGCGGCCGCAACGGCAACGGTCTCCTCGCCGCTCTGGCCTCCTCCCCGGCCCGGGACGCGATCGACTGGTCGCGTCTGGACCTGTGGTGGGGCGACGAGCGCTACGTTCCCGCCGCGGACCCCGACCGCAACTACACGCAGGCCCGCGAGGCCCTGCTGGACGCGGTCCCGCTGGATCCCGCGCGGGTGCACGCGATGCCCGCCTCCGACGCGGGCTTCGATGACGCGGACTCGGCGGCTGCCGCGTACGCGGCCGAACTGGCCGCGGCCTCCTCCCCCGAGGACCACGGTCCGGTCCCGACCTTCGACGTCCTGATGCTGGGCGTCGGCCCGGACACGCACGTCGCGTCGCTCTTCCCCGAGCACCCGGCGGTACGGGAGACGGAACGGACGGTGGTCGGCGTCCACGGCGCCCCCAAGCCCCCGCCCACCCGCATCTCGCTCACCCTCCCGGCGATCCGGGCGGCGCGCGAGGTGTGGCTCCTGGCGGCGGGCGAGGACAAGGCGAAGGCGGCGGCGATCGCCCTCTCCGGCCCCGGCGAGATCCAGGCCCCGGCCTCGGGCGCGTACGGCCGCGCCCGCACCCTCTGGCTCCTGGACAAGGCGGCGGCCTCAGAACTCCCGAGGTCCCTCTACCCCCCGTCCTCGGCCTGA
- a CDS encoding PH domain-containing protein has protein sequence MTGTGAGTGRAAGALRLRPPRNRFDRRVVPWWRVQWLALVLPPVLVLVLLGVLLEPARFWLFLPAALIAVPGLAAALFLPGWWYRVHRWEVTDSAVYLHTGYFWQEWRIAPMSRIQTVDTVRGPLQQYFGLATVVVTTASAKGAVKIEGLDHEVAAELAEQLTQITGATPGDAT, from the coding sequence GTGACGGGGACCGGGGCGGGGACCGGAAGGGCGGCGGGGGCGCTGCGGCTCAGGCCGCCGCGCAACAGGTTCGACCGGAGGGTCGTCCCCTGGTGGCGGGTGCAGTGGCTCGCCCTGGTCCTGCCGCCCGTCCTCGTCCTGGTCCTGCTGGGAGTGCTGCTCGAACCGGCCAGGTTCTGGCTGTTCCTCCCGGCGGCACTGATCGCCGTGCCCGGGCTGGCGGCGGCGCTGTTCCTGCCCGGCTGGTGGTACCGGGTGCACCGCTGGGAGGTCACCGACTCCGCGGTGTACCTCCACACCGGGTACTTCTGGCAGGAGTGGCGCATCGCGCCTATGTCCCGGATCCAGACCGTGGACACCGTGCGCGGGCCGCTCCAGCAGTACTTCGGGCTGGCCACCGTCGTCGTCACCACCGCGTCCGCCAAGGGCGCGGTCAAGATCGAGGGGCTCGACCACGAGGTCGCCGCCGAACTGGCCGAGCAGCTCACACAGATCACCGGGGCGACCCCCGGGGACGCGACATGA
- the secG gene encoding preprotein translocase subunit SecG has protein sequence MGFSIALIVFSLLLMLLVLMHKGKGGGLSDMFGGGMQSSVGGSSVAERNLDRITVVVGLVWFALIVALALLMKLDG, from the coding sequence ATGGGGTTCTCGATCGCCCTGATCGTATTCAGCCTGCTGCTGATGCTGCTGGTTCTGATGCACAAGGGGAAGGGCGGCGGCCTCTCCGACATGTTCGGCGGCGGCATGCAGTCGTCCGTCGGAGGGTCCTCGGTCGCCGAGCGCAACCTCGACCGGATCACCGTTGTCGTCGGTCTGGTCTGGTTCGCACTCATCGTGGCGCTCGCGCTGCTGATGAAGCTCGACGGCTGA
- a CDS encoding PH domain-containing protein, with translation MSETRSNGPGVAPAGDVPAGDGPGVEPWRKLDRRAVLVAALLMGGIAFSGGVPAFVALSVPFGVPSALGWVLGGAALFVLVSAGLEYVRWRHTRYRIGPERAELHTGLLLVKRRSLTRERIRTVDLTAHPLLRVFGLVKVRIGSGEHSVGGADSILQLNPVTRREGDRLRRELLNRAALEDADDPADGRLATLDPRWIRYAPLSFVAPLLGIGAGGAVMQGSEWFGLQLEVIDWVGDLFDGVTVLWMIVTLAVVLLAAGVVGALGLFVEMWWGYRLDREPGGTLRVQRGLFTSRSISIEERRLRGVEVLEPLGVRLSGAARVDAVATGLAETETDQKTDRKTLIPPAPKDVAEAVAARVLREPVSPTASARLRAHPRAARGRRLRWALGSVLGVVLPLALLGVLLTQVLVWVAVAVAVVLLPLTALMAVDAYRSLGHGLSGDYLVVRSGSMRRATVALRRDGVIGFTVKQSVFQRRAGLMTVTATTAAGVGAYSAYDVGAGEGLEFADEAVEGLLGPFLERAP, from the coding sequence ATGAGCGAGACGCGCTCGAACGGCCCGGGAGTGGCCCCGGCCGGGGACGTTCCCGCAGGAGACGGGCCCGGGGTCGAGCCGTGGCGGAAGCTCGACCGGCGGGCGGTGCTCGTCGCGGCGCTCCTCATGGGCGGGATCGCTTTCAGCGGCGGAGTGCCCGCCTTCGTCGCCCTCTCCGTTCCCTTCGGAGTGCCGTCCGCGCTCGGCTGGGTGCTCGGCGGGGCCGCGCTGTTCGTCCTGGTCAGCGCGGGCCTGGAGTACGTCCGCTGGCGGCACACCCGGTACCGGATCGGCCCCGAGCGGGCCGAACTGCACACCGGGCTGCTGCTGGTGAAGCGCCGCTCGCTGACCCGTGAGCGCATCCGCACCGTCGACCTGACAGCCCACCCGCTGCTGCGCGTCTTCGGCCTGGTCAAGGTGCGGATCGGCTCGGGGGAGCACAGCGTCGGGGGAGCGGACTCCATCCTCCAGCTCAACCCGGTCACCCGGCGGGAGGGCGACCGGCTGCGCCGCGAACTGCTGAACCGGGCGGCCCTGGAGGACGCGGACGACCCCGCCGACGGCAGGCTCGCCACCCTGGACCCCCGCTGGATCAGGTACGCGCCGCTGTCCTTCGTCGCACCGCTCCTCGGGATCGGAGCCGGTGGCGCGGTGATGCAGGGCAGCGAATGGTTCGGGCTCCAACTGGAGGTCATCGACTGGGTCGGCGACCTGTTCGACGGAGTCACCGTGCTCTGGATGATCGTCACGCTCGCCGTCGTGCTCTTGGCCGCGGGGGTGGTGGGGGCGCTCGGGCTGTTCGTCGAGATGTGGTGGGGGTACCGGCTCGACCGGGAGCCGGGCGGGACGCTGCGGGTGCAGCGGGGGCTGTTCACCTCGCGGTCGATCTCCATCGAGGAGCGGCGGCTGCGCGGGGTCGAGGTGCTGGAGCCGCTCGGGGTCCGGCTGTCGGGGGCGGCCCGGGTGGACGCGGTGGCGACCGGCCTCGCGGAGACCGAGACCGACCAGAAGACCGACCGCAAGACCCTCATCCCTCCCGCACCGAAGGACGTGGCGGAAGCGGTGGCCGCGCGGGTGCTGCGGGAGCCGGTCTCCCCGACCGCCTCGGCCCGGCTGCGGGCGCATCCTCGGGCGGCGCGGGGGAGGCGGCTGAGGTGGGCGCTCGGTTCCGTGCTCGGGGTGGTGCTGCCGCTGGCACTGCTGGGTGTGCTGCTGACGCAGGTGCTGGTGTGGGTGGCGGTGGCCGTCGCGGTGGTCCTGCTCCCGTTGACGGCGCTGATGGCGGTGGACGCGTACCGCTCGCTCGGTCACGGGCTGTCCGGGGACTATCTGGTGGTGAGGTCGGGGTCGATGCGGCGGGCGACGGTGGCGCTGCGGCGGGACGGGGTGATCGGGTTCACCGTGAAGCAGTCGGTGTTCCAGCGGAGGGCGGGGCTGATGACGGTGACGGCGACGACGGCGGCCGGGGTGGGGGCGTACTCCGCCTACGACGTGGGGGCGGGGGAGGGACTGGAGTTCGCCGACGAGGCGGTGGAGGGCCTGCTCGGTCCGTTCCTGGAGCGTGCCCCTTAA